From the Nodularia sphaerocarpa UHCC 0038 genome, the window ACTGACTTTTCCTCTAGGCGTAGGAGTCGCACCACTCGGCGACCAATTCCTCCCGTTGCTCCAGTTACCAGAAACATAAGGATTTTGGGTGATGAATTCCATCTACACACTAATCTAAAATTCGACGATTACTGGGGTATGGTCGCTGGGTTGGGGTAATTTTCTGGGGGTTACGTCAATAATGCAGCTTTTAGCGCGTTCGTAAAGGATTGGGGTGAGGTAATGATGGTCAATTCGCCAACCCATATTGCGTCTAAAAGCGGCGGCGCGATAGTCCCACCAACTGTAGTTTCCCCCTTCGCTGGTAAATTTACGAAAGGCATCAGCAAATCCCAATTCTAGAATATCTCGTAAGCCTTGGCGCTCTGGTTCGGATGCCATGATGTGATTGTCTGGATTGGCTTTTTCGTGAATGTCTTCGGCTGCTAGGGCGATGTTGAAATCACCACATATACAAATTTCAGGTTGTGAAAGTAAAAGGGTTTGCAAATACTCTTTTAGCACTGTTAGCCAGCCTAGCTTGAATTGGTATTTTTCGCTGCCTATGGCTGAACCATTAGGGACATATAAATTTACAATGCGAATGCCGTCAATTACGCCTGTAATCACGCGCTTTTGTACATCCCATACTGGATCGACATTGGGTAAAATGGGAGTGAACCCGGCGCTGACATCCAGGAGTGGTTGGCGACTAATCAGGGCTACGCCGTTATAAGCTTTTTGTCCAGAAAAATAAACATGATAGCCTAATTCTTCAAAAGGCGATCGCGGAAAATCCCCATCTACAACTTTTGTTTCC encodes:
- the xth gene encoding exodeoxyribonuclease III, whose amino-acid sequence is MKIATWNVNSIRTRLEQVIFWLRENPIDVLCLQETKVVDGDFPRSPFEELGYHVYFSGQKAYNGVALISRQPLLDVSAGFTPILPNVDPVWDVQKRVITGVIDGIRIVNLYVPNGSAIGSEKYQFKLGWLTVLKEYLQTLLLSQPEICICGDFNIALAAEDIHEKANPDNHIMASEPERQGLRDILELGFADAFRKFTSEGGNYSWWDYRAAAFRRNMGWRIDHHYLTPILYERAKSCIIDVTPRKLPQPSDHTPVIVEF